The region tgaaattggctcgagttatatgtaaaatacacatagggccctagtagcggccttagtccgaggacccaaatttaattttttttcaacaacattctattcggcctttgattaccttccaaatgaaacaaaaattacgaaaaacggatgaaatttgctcgagttatatgtaaaatacacatagggccctagtagcggccttagtccaaggacccaaatttaatttttttttcaacaacattctattcgctgttcgattatctttcaaatgaaacaaaaattacgaaaaacggatgaaatttactcgagttgtatgtaaaatacgcatagggccctagtagcggccttagtccgaggacccaaatttaattttttttcaacaacattctattcggcctttgattaccttccaaatgacacaaaaattacgaaaaacgaatgaaatttactcgagttcaatgtaaaatacacatagggccctagtagtggccttagtccaaggacccaaatttaattttttttcaacaactttctattcggcgttcgattaccttccaaatgaaacaaaaattacgaaaaacggattaaatttacttgagttctatgtaaaatacacatagggccctagcagcttttcacttctaaggccctaactcacggtccactcacccgattttaaaaaacttttttttcctggattggtattaacaatacctatcatttgccgtgtcatttacatttccatcgtttattttgccataaatatcaccaaaagaccttaaatcacttaggtggccctaactcacgaagggccgacccgaatatgcccatcttcgaacttagcctcactattttgactatctttcagggaaaaaaaaaatttttgaaatcggatttgatttactcaagatatcgacgtgacggacagacggacagacggaccaaatttttattgcggattcgtcatctatgaacataggcaaacactttgcccttaccgtctgcttcgaattccatcaattacacacggcatcgtaatcctataagccccttcgtacttcgtacggggctaaaaacgaaTACTTTTccgcccaaatgtaggctacgaATTTGCAAAGGGATGATCGCTCTTAATGAACTTGAGCAATGTTCAGATTGCCCGTCAGTACCCACGGCACTGCTCTCGTGTGAATTCGTTCCACTTTGTACGAATTTTACTAGCCGAAAAATTGCCAAAGCAAAGGacttgaaaatgaattcaccttaGTCAGCCAAAAACGATTTGAAATAGACCCCTGATGTTTGTTCAATAGTAATTCGATTCGGATATCAGGGGttattttagtaaaaaaaaagaaatgttgaCTTATGTCTGACGATTATGTGTGTTGTTAGCTTCTAAGGCTCCTAAGTCCATTAAAAGATCCTGGAATACGAACAATCGATACTGCATTTCGAATTAAAGGAGGATCACGCACGCAATTATGGTTTATTCACACCACAGTGATTCATTCATAGCATAAAAACAAATGAGTTACATTGATTGTGTTTATTGATCTCCAGCTTCCAATTTAGAAGTTGTTTCAGCTCCTAATATACTCTGTTCCGTTGATGTATTAGCTTTGTCTCTTGACCATTCCGCCAAATGCGCCTTCTTCCTATGCGCATACAAGTTTCCACTCGATCTGAACTTCTTATCACAGTACGGACATTCGTATAAATCTTCCCCGGTATGGCAGGCGATGTGCTCCTAGATGAGTGAAACATTACAAGCGATTAAATTTTCACCCGACTGCAGCGCACTTTGGATAAACGAATGTACCTTTAGTTTCTTCGCCGTCTGGAATGCCTTATTGCAAAAGGTGCATTGATGATCTTTCTCGCCATGTACACTACGAATATGACCGGCTAATGAGTGTTTGCTCGGTACCTCTTTGTTACAAATTGGACAATTAACAGACTCGAAACTGGAATCGTGATATCGTTTTAGGTGAGCACGAAGACTGATTTCGTGTTTCAGCCTGTAAACAAATGCATCTGACAAATTTCCTTTTTACATCAATGTTCAGCCGCGGACTGGTCCATTGGTATTTTATGGGCATTAACCGAAaggctttttgatttttgtatgaacgCAGGGCATTctacaaatttaaatcatCGCCCGAAGGCCAGTCCGGCTCTGTCAACGTTCCATTTCTTACCAAGCACCGCAGACATTGCATTGTACCTTCGGTGTTGTGGAATGTTCGCAGAAGATGTGGTTTTGGAGAATTTGCTTAGTTTTGAATACGCGAGCGCATATCTCACAAACGTGCTCCAGCGAAAATTCATGAACGCCACGAATATGACATGACAGCAACAAACTTGACCGGAAGCTGAAAGCAAACAGAATTTACAATAAGAACATGGACCGGACAAACTGCAAAAAAGCTTACTTCTTGCCGCACTTTTCACACGGAAACTTTTCACCCGTTTTCGATTCGTGTTTACTTTTCATGTGCAGTCGCAAAAGAGACTCCCTTCCAAAACTACTCGAACATAAGCTACATTTATGGGCACGTGAATCCAGTGGTACGTGATTATCGATGTGATTTCTCAGcctgaatttattttgaaagcGTTTGCCACACTGGTCACAACGGTAAGCGTCCGGATCGACATGATTTCGGATGTGGTTCAGAACCAAGTGACgacgatgaaattttttcccaCAACACGTAAGGTATCCACTGATCTTGTGAACGCTGCGGTAATGTTGTCTTGCTCTCAATAGCGTTTCGAAGACGACATCATCATCCGTGCAAAGTTCGCATTTCATGCTGAACAGTTCACGGATTTGGGCGTCCTGTTTCTCTTTATCCGTTCGACTGTGCCAGTTGCAGGTTTTCCCTGCAATTTTCGATGGCTGTCTCACGTTTCTTGCTTTGGAATCGTCTCTAgccttttcgttttttgatttaatcgaAGGATGTTCCTCATCTGAGACTGATGATTTGTCATCATCTAAAGGAAAGAAGGTAAAATGCAGGTGTAATACACAGAACGAGAGCATAATTCATTGAGCTGAAAGTTACTTTCATCACAACTTTTATCGTCATTGTAATTGTTGCATtcccaattttcttctttgctTATTGTAATATCAGTCGCCTGTGTGGATGGTTCTGTTTCTTCGTATTTCACCAAATTCAGATCCAAGTCCAATGATTCATCTCTCGGACAATTGTTTCGTTCTAACCTTGGTTCTTGCTTAATTAAACTATTGTTGGCCATGTCATTCGATCTGCAGTAATGTCCATGTCGGATCTCCACTTTCTTATAGAAATCGTGAAATGTTTTAGTTTGAATCCAACATATTTGGCACAGCCAGTCCGACAtacaatcattttcatttgccTGTAGAATTGAAGGATAAGTGAGCAAATCACAAAAGAGAAATGCAACGCCACCACGCACCAGAAACCAGAAATGTTTAGATAAAATCGAAGCAATTGTCACGTCTTGGAACTTTTCAGAAACTTTCACTAAATCGGCACTGGCTTCGACACATAACCGACACAGTTGAGTTgaatttaaatccattttttgaaattgaaattcttattTACATTTAACATCAAAACAAATTCAGTTTGACAGTCCATCCAGGTGGTGACAAAGCTTTCAGTTCGTAGGATTTGTAATAGATTCGCCATTCGGCATTGCGTTCAAAATGCCAAGGGCTGCAAGCGGGAAgactaaatttttccattgcCCATAACTCCACATGGTTCCAGATTTGATTCaatgattcaattaaattaagaaTTATTGGAAAGAACCGTACTTGGGAAGTAGCATCCAGATACTAAAGAGGAAGAACGAAGAAGATGCAATAGAAACATATACAACCTTCATGCCATCTCGGTCAATaagttatttatttgttgCCACCATTCACATCCTCCTAACTCATAACAAAcaacttttcttattttattcatcATCTACCAATTTAGCTACTGCTTCGGTTTCATTAGCCTGCCGATCTCTTTCGGCTTTGGACCTAGTACATTCTGCTACATGGGCCTTCTTCCGATGATTGTACATGTTCGCAATCGATTTGAACGTTCTATCGCAGTACGGACAACTGTACAAATCTTCACCGGTGTGAAGTGCTGCTATGTGTTCCTACAGTATTGATTCGGTTTTAATTGACATGAAGTTCAGATGCATGTGCAATAACGTTACCTTTAGGATGTAAGCCTTTCTGAATGCTTTGTCGCAAAATGTGCAcctgaaagaaaaattaggaCACAAACTTGACCTTCAGTAATTCAGATTGTTGGAGCGAGTGTTGAACAGGAACTTACTGATGTTTTTTCTCGCTATGAGAACTTTGAACATGTGCggacaacaattttttgctctgTATCTTTTTCTTGCAAATCGGACAATTGTAAACTTTCCCTTCCTGCTTTTCTTGGTGTATTTTTAAATGGTGCCGAAGATAACGCTGATGCTTCACCCTGAAaggacatttcattttttcaacatcatACGTATGCGACAAATTGACATCTCAATTCGTACCAAGTACCGCAAATGTTGCATTGAGCTTTGGTCAGCGGTGTTGTTGAATGTTCCAATTCTATGTGATATTTCAAATCGCTTTTACTTTTGAATGATCTACCGCATGCTTCACATATGTTATTTATAGGGGGGCCATGAACGGTTTTCAAGTGTCTGCTCAGTTTGGACCTTGTcggaaaactgaaattaaatcaaaacaaaacccTTGGGTCAAATGGAGAGCATGACAGACAATCTAGCTTACATTATGTCACACCGCTCGCAAGGAAATTTATCGCTCGTATCCGTGGAATGCTTTTCTCGAACGTGATAGTTCAGCATCGATGAAGATATGTAAGTTTTTGGACACAAGCTGCATTTATAGGCATGGGAGCGCTCGTGACATTTCATGTGAGCACTCAATATCTGTCTGTTTCTATAACTTTTACCACACTGGTCACATCGGTGTGCGTCTGGATTACCATGATACTGGATATGGTCCAGTATTAAGGCGCGTTTGCGATACTTATTTCCACAGCAGATCAAATAGCCTTTTGTTTGGTGAACTTGGCGGTAATGTTTTCTCCCTTTTTTTAAAGTGTCGAATTCGACGTCACTGCAAATTTCGCATTTCATCGTAAAAAATTTGCGAATCTCTGCGTCCTGTTTCTCTATCTCAGATGAACTATGAAAATATCTGCTAGGCTTATCAAGGGAAGGCTCGTTATCATTGTCAATGGTTTGCTCTCCTTCGCCTACAAAAAGAGGATTATGCTTCGGTACTGGTGTAAagctgtcgagaacagatactTTGATCGCCGCTTTTCTCGTCGTCATCTTCATCACAACTGTTTTCCATGCATGGTGTCTCCGTTTCGTCAGTCTTCATTGTAACATCCGTTTCTCTTTCGCAGTTATCTACAAAAAGAACAGCTTCCACCGCTCCCTCTATAGGACTGACACCTCGCTCTTGCTTTTTTTGATCAACCAAAACGATTGAGTTGAAGTAATTCCCATGGCGCAACTCCAGTCGCTTGTAGAAATGGTGAAAGGTTTTCGTTTGGCTCCAACATATTTCACACACCCATTCCGGCATGTTGTCATCCTTATTAATCTACAGAATTGAAAAGGTGAACTCAGTTGACACCAAAGCAAGAAAATACCGCAAAGCCTCACCTGAAACCAGAAATGTTTGGCCAGAACAGAAGCAACGGTTGAGTCTTGAtacgtttcgaaaatgtttactAAACTGCCACTAGTTTCCAGACATAAACGGCAAAGTTGTGTCgaatttgaattcattttatcgaaatttgcAGCGGCatcaacaaatcaaaacaaaaacaattcagtTTGACAGTCAATCCAGGTGAACCACCTAGAAGTCGCAGACTTTGTAGTAGATCtcaaattttgcttttttggtATAAAAACGAATTGCTCCTGGCATCTACACCGGaaatgaaatcacagtagacTCTATGTTTCTTTTGCAAGTTGTTTATTCagtatcatgcccgcacgtaagcgggcgtgacgcaactccactatcaaaaatgtattaacaaaaaatttttgaggatggcggagcatatttacagcagcTTTTTGAGTTCTCctccttaactccaacgaccccccTTAGATATTTGGAATCTAGGCatcaatacgagttcaacgagctatcacacgttactccagcttcaaaattggccgagatattgaacttcaaaatattgtatgaaaataagcaaaatctcgaattttcatataatgaaaatcgcctacgttagttagttagttacttagttagttcctatggaaaagtggatccagcaactcctaaacgtttctatagattttcctgaaattttggttataggctaataatggcccaaaaataagaatggaattttcaaaagttggaaaaaacccatatcttgggagctggagctccccaaagtctccatacaagtgccatataaaagccaatttgtatgtatgtgtgtgtgtgtgtgttagaACTGTGGTAGATGGAAGGTTGGTTGCTTCGGCAAAGTATCACAGTTTTGGGAGTAAAGTAGGGCAGTATgtacaaaaactgtaaaaatttggtcactaaGATTAAGATTAAGATTTATCTCGGAaactgtggcagatggaaggttggtttcttcggcaaagtcttagagttttgggagtagaattgGACGGTTTTGGAGAAAAATGTCGCGAAGTTGCtattttctgtttcaattAGGTTTTTAGAGCTATCTCTGTTGACGCGGCAGATGAAGAATTGgtgtcttcggcaaagtctcagagttttgggcaaatttcttgttgcaaaattttctttcacaaattttttgagtcaattttttgttgataaaacttttgcgtacgacgcacaatacgtcaccctcagcgatatcagttattttgtaagtaagataaaggacttgcgtcacatttaccctttaagggttttttgactgatcaaTGCTACGAGCAGTGCTATGAAAAAATCTTAGACGGTCAGTAGAAAGCCTTCACTGAATCTCTTGAATACTTTTGTGCACGAGACCACCATTTTTAGTTGCTGTTTGTTAACACTTAGGATTTCGAAgtaaactttaaaattatttcagatcGCAGCGCTGATTGAAGTAAAAGTCGGGCAGGGTACACTTCACTGAAGTATTACTTCAGTCAAAGCACGACAGTTTTGCTCTGTCGTGGTCAAAGTCATTGTTTTGCTTCGCAACAATCATCATCATAGGCTGTGTTGCTAAATTTATTCATCAACCACTGCTTTAGCTGTTGTTTCAGTTTCGCTAGGTGCTATTTGCTTGATTCTTTCCTTTTCTTCTTTGTCTCTGGTCCATTCTTCTAGATGCGCCTTTTTCCGATGTGAATACATGTTCGCATTCGATTTGAACGACTTATCGCAGTACGGACAACTGTACAAATCTTCACCAGTGTGAAGGGCTATGTGTTCCTACAAACAGGGCATTCAAATTGATTCGGGAAGGAGTTCAGATGACTGATTAATTTACCTTCAAATTTTTCGGTGTCTTGAATGCTTTCTCGCAATATGTACACCTGAAACGCTTAGAATGTGAACCTGATCTTTACAAACAGTTCGATAGAGAGATTGCTTACTGATGTTTTCTTTCGCCATGAGCATTTCGAATATGAACGGCCAGCAATCGCTTGCTCTGCACCTTTTTCTTACAAATCGGACAGTTGAGAACTTTCCCTTTCTGAGCTTCCTGCACTTCCTGATGCATTTTTAAATGGTGCCGAAGATAACGCTGATGCTTCACCCTGAAAGGacatttcatttgttcaacatcATACGTATGCGACAAATTGACATCTCAATTCGTACCAAGTACCGCAAATGTAGCATTGAGCTTTGGGCAGCGGTGTTGTTGAATGTTCCAATTCTATGTGGTATTTCAAATCGTTTTTACTTTTGAATGATCTACCGCATGCTTCACATATGTTATTTATAGGGGGGCCATGAACGGTTTTCAAGTGTCTCGTCAGTTTGTACCTTGTcggaaaactgaaattaaattataacaaaGAAACGGTGGGTCAAATAGAGAGCATGACAGACAATCTAGCTTACATTATGTCACACCGCTCGCAAGGAAATTTATCACTCATGTCCGTGGAATGTTTTTCTCGAACGTGATAGTTCAGCATCGATGAAGATATGTAAGTTTTTGGACACAAGCTGCATTTATAGGAACTTCCGTGACATTTCATGTGAGTACTCAATATCTTTCTGTTTCTATAACTTTTACCACACTGGTCACATCGGTGTGCGTCTGGATTACCGTGATACTGGATATGGTCCAGTATTAAGGAGCGTTTGTGATACTTATTTCCACAGCAGATCAAATAACCAATTGTTTTGTGCACTTGACGATAATGGTTTCTCACAGTTGCTAAAGTGTCGAATTCGACGTCACTGCAAATTTCGCATTTCATCGTGAAATATTTGCGAATCTTTGCGTCCTGCCGCTCTATATCAGATGGACTGAGTGAGATATATCTTTTAGGCTTATCAGGGGAAGACGTGTCAACATCGTCAGAGGTTTGCTCTGCTTCAGCTTCACCTACAAAAAAAGAGGATTATGGTTCGGTACTGACGTAAAGCTGTCGAAAACAAATACATTGAGAGCCCCTATTATAGTCATCATCTTCATCACAACTGTTTTCCATGCTTGGTGTCTGCGTGTCGTCAGTCTTTATTGTAACATCCGTTTCTCCTTCACAGTTATCTACAAAAAGTAAAGCTTCCACCGCTGCCTCCAAAGGACTGACACCTCGCTCTTGCTTTATTTTATCAACCAAAACGATTGAGTTGAAGTAACTCTGATGTAGTAACTCCAGTCGCTTGTAGAAACGatgaaatgttttcgtttggcTCCAACATATTTCACACACCCATTCCGGCATGTTGTCATCCTTATTAATCTACAGAATTGAAAAGGTGAACTCAGTTGACACCAAAGCAAGAAAATACCGCAAAGCCTCACCTGAAACCAGAAATGTTTGGCCAGAACAGAAGCAACGGTTGAGTCTTgaaacgtttcgaaaatgtttactAAACTGCCACTAGTTTCCAGACATAAACGGCAAAGTTGTGTCgaatttgaattcattttatcgaaatttgcAGCGGCATCAACAcattaaatcaaaacaaaaacaattcagtTTGACAGTCGACAGTCCATCCAGATGTACCACCTAGAAGTCGCAGGATTTGTAGTAGATCtcaaattttgctttttggGTATAAAAACGGCATCGAATTAAAGTGATAtcctgaaaaatgtttttgatatcttgaaaaaagatttttgatatCCTGCCGGCatgatacacaaaaaaataaattttgataccTTAAAAAGATAATTTTGATATCTTGAAAAATGTGATGTGATCTCCCAAAATTGATATCCCCAAAAATGATTATGATTCaccgaaattcgaaattgataCCCAGCAAAAGGAATTCTGATATCTACGAAAAAGGAATTGATGACCCGGAAAAAGAAGTgtgatatcaccaaaagatattttgataacccaaaaaaaaagaaagtggTTTCATGGAAAAGGAAGTGTtatattcataaaaatgaaaatggtaacgcggaaaaataaattcgattttctcgaaatagaaatttataaTCAGGAAGAGGTGTCTATTAGAGTGCTATTTGCAGTATATAGACTGAAGTAGCCGCCAGATTTCTCGccatttcgttttcgtttttttttttggcgagaAAACTGGC is a window of Bradysia coprophila strain Holo2 unplaced genomic scaffold, BU_Bcop_v1 contig_350, whole genome shotgun sequence DNA encoding:
- the LOC119080214 gene encoding transcription factor grauzone-like, which produces MDLNSTQLCRLCVEASADLVKVSEKFQDVTIASILSKHFWFLANENDCMSDWLCQICWIQTKTFHDFYKKVEIRHGHYCRSNDMANNSLIKQEPRLERNNCPRDESLDLDLNLVKYEETEPSTQATDITISKEENWECNNYNDDKSCDENDDKSSVSDEEHPSIKSKNEKARDDSKARNVRQPSKIAGKTCNWHSRTDKEKQDAQIRELFSMKCELCTDDDVVFETLLRARQHYRSVHKISGYLTCCGKKFHRRHLVLNHIRNHVDPDAYRCDQCGKRFQNKFRLRNHIDNHVPLDSRAHKCSLCSSSFGRESLLRLHMKSKHESKTGEKFPCEKCGKNFRSSLLLSCHIRGVHEFSLEHVCEICARVFKTKQILQNHIFCEHSTTPKVQCNVCGAWLKHEISLRAHLKRYHDSSFESVNCPICNKEVPSKHSLAGHIRSVHGEKDHQCTFCNKAFQTAKKLKEHIACHTGEDLYECPYCDKKFRSSGNLYAHRKKAHLAEWSRDKANTSTEQSILGAETTSKLEAGDQ
- the LOC119080226 gene encoding transcription factor grauzone-like; the protein is MNSNSTQLCRLCLETSGSLVNIFETYQDSTVASVLAKHFWFQINKDDNMPEWVCEICWSQTKTFHHFYKRLELRHGNYFNSIVLVDQKKQERGVSPIEGAVEAVLFVDNCERETDVTMKTDETETPCMENSCDEDDDEKSGDQSEGEQTIDNDNEPSLDKPSRYFHSSSEIEKQDAEIRKFFTMKCEICSDVEFDTLKKGRKHYRQVHQTKGYLICCGNKYRKRALILDHIQYHGNPDAHRCDQCGKSYRNRQILSAHMKCHERSHAYKCSLCPKTYISSSMLNYHVREKHSTDTSDKFPCERCDIIFPTRSKLSRHLKTVHGPPINNICEACGRSFKSKSDLKYHIELEHSTTPLTKAQCNICGTWVKHQRYLRHHLKIHQEKQEGKVYNCPICKKKIQSKKLLSAHVQSSHSEKKHQCTFCDKAFRKAYILKEHIAALHTGEDLYSCPYCDRTFKSIANMYNHRKKAHVAECTRSKAERDRQANETEAVAKLVDDE
- the LOC119080224 gene encoding transcription factor grauzone-like isoform X2, giving the protein MNSNSTQLCRLCLETSGSLVNIFETFQDSTVASVLAKHFWFQINKDDNMPEWVCEICWSQTKTFHRFYKRLELLHQSYFNSIVLVDKIKQERGVSPLEAAVEALLFVDNCEGETDVTIKTDDTQTPSMENSCDEDDDYNRGSQCEAEAEQTSDDVDTSSPDKPKRYISLSPSDIERQDAKIRKYFTMKCEICSDVEFDTLATVRNHYRQVHKTIGYLICCGNKYHKRSLILDHIQYHGNPDAHRCDQCGKSYRNRKILSTHMKCHGSSYKCSLCPKTYISSSMLNYHVREKHSTDMSDKFPCERCDIIFPTRYKLTRHLKTVHGPPINNICEACGRSFKSKNDLKYHIELEHSTTPLPKAQCYICGTWVKHQRYLRHHLKMHQEVQEAQKGKVLNCPICKKKVQSKRLLAVHIRNAHGERKHQCTYCEKAFKTPKNLKEHIALHTGEDLYSCPYCDKSFKSNANMYSHRKKAHLEEWTRDKEEKERIKQIAPSETETTAKAVVDE
- the LOC119080224 gene encoding transcription factor grauzone-like isoform X1 → MNSNSTQICRLCLETSNGLVNIFETFQDSTVDSVLAKHFWFQINKDDGMPEWVCEICWSQTKTFHHFYKRLELRHENYFNSIVLVDEIKQERGVSPIEAAVEAFLFVEKYEEETGVTIKTDDTQTPSMENSCDEDNDEKSGDQSEAEAEQTSDDVDTSSPDKPKRYISLSPSDIERQDAKIRKYFTMKCEICSDVEFDTLATVRNHYRQVHKTIGYLICCGNKYHKRSLILDHIQYHGNPDAHRCDQCGKSYRNRKILSTHMKCHGSSYKCSLCPKTYISSSMLNYHVREKHSTDMSDKFPCERCDIIFPTRYKLTRHLKTVHGPPINNICEACGRSFKSKNDLKYHIELEHSTTPLPKAQCYICGTWVKHQRYLRHHLKMHQEVQEAQKGKVLNCPICKKKVQSKRLLAVHIRNAHGERKHQCTYCEKAFKTPKNLKEHIALHTGEDLYSCPYCDKSFKSNANMYSHRKKAHLEEWTRDKEEKERIKQIAPSETETTAKAVVDE